In a single window of the Bacillus mycoides genome:
- a CDS encoding protoporphyrinogen oxidase, translating into MKTVVVIGGGITGLSTMFYLEKLKKDYNIDLNLILIEKEEYLGGKIHSVEENDFIMESGADSIVARNEHVLPLVKDLNLENEMVYNETGISYIYSDNILHPIPADTIFGIPMSVESLFSSTLVSKKGKIVALKDFITKNKEFTKDTSLAVFLESFLGKELVERQIAPVLSGVYSGKLKELTMASTLPYLLEYKNKYGSIIKGFEENKKQFQSAGNKKFVSFKSGLSTIINRLEEVLTETVINKGAVTTVISKKGDRYEVSFANHETIQADYVVLAAPHDIAQTLLQSNELNEHFNKFKNSSLISIYLGFDILDEQLPADGTGFIVTENSDLHCDACTWTSRKWKHTSGKQKLLVRMFYKSTNPVYETIKSYSEEELVRVALYDIEKSLGIKGEPEVIEVTNWKDLMPKYHLEHNQAVQSLQEKLAVLYPNVYLAGASYYGVGIGACIGNGKNTANEIITTLNEQSK; encoded by the coding sequence ATGAAAACAGTCGTTGTCATCGGTGGAGGTATTACTGGACTTTCTACTATGTTTTATTTAGAAAAATTAAAGAAGGATTATAATATAGATTTAAATTTAATCCTTATTGAGAAAGAAGAGTATTTAGGTGGTAAAATCCACAGTGTGGAAGAAAATGATTTTATTATGGAATCTGGAGCAGATTCTATTGTAGCTCGTAATGAACATGTTTTGCCGCTTGTAAAAGATTTAAATTTAGAAAATGAAATGGTATATAACGAAACAGGTATTTCTTACATATACTCTGATAACATATTACATCCAATTCCTGCTGACACTATATTTGGGATTCCTATGAGTGTTGAATCATTATTTAGCAGTACGCTAGTCTCAAAAAAAGGGAAAATCGTTGCTTTAAAAGATTTTATTACGAAAAATAAGGAGTTTACAAAGGATACATCACTTGCTGTATTTTTAGAAAGCTTTTTAGGGAAAGAATTAGTGGAAAGACAAATTGCACCTGTGCTTTCAGGTGTATATTCTGGTAAATTGAAGGAGCTTACAATGGCATCTACGTTACCATATTTACTTGAGTATAAAAATAAATATGGAAGTATTATTAAAGGTTTTGAAGAGAATAAAAAACAATTTCAGTCAGCAGGAAATAAAAAGTTTGTATCATTTAAAAGTGGACTATCTACGATTATTAATCGCTTAGAAGAAGTGCTGACGGAGACTGTCATTAATAAAGGTGCTGTAACAACAGTGATAAGTAAAAAAGGGGATCGGTATGAGGTTTCTTTTGCAAATCATGAGACAATACAAGCTGATTATGTCGTTTTAGCAGCTCCACATGATATCGCACAAACGTTATTACAGTCTAATGAGTTAAATGAGCATTTTAATAAATTTAAAAATTCATCGCTTATAAGTATTTACTTAGGTTTTGACATACTAGATGAACAACTACCGGCTGACGGCACAGGTTTTATCGTAACGGAAAACAGTGATTTACATTGTGATGCTTGCACATGGACAAGCAGGAAGTGGAAACATACATCTGGTAAACAAAAGCTATTAGTAAGAATGTTTTATAAGAGCACTAATCCAGTATATGAAACGATCAAAAGTTATAGTGAAGAAGAATTAGTACGAGTTGCTTTATATGATATTGAAAAGAGCCTCGGAATTAAAGGTGAACCGGAAGTAATTGAAGTTACAAATTGGAAAGATTTAATGCCGAAATATCATTTAGAACATAATCAAGCTGTTCAATCATTACAAGAAAAATTGGCCGTGCTTTATCCTAATGTATACTTAGCTGGTGCTTCATATTACGGTGTAGGAATTGGTGCTTGTATTGGAAACGGAAAGAATACTGCCAATGAAATAATTACGACATTGAATGAACAGTCAAAATAA
- a CDS encoding aspartyl-phosphate phosphatase Spo0E family protein, with protein MELVKLEKIIELKKEELLNLVSNYGLQHEKVIALSQEIDKLINWFMFLK; from the coding sequence ATGGAATTAGTGAAGTTAGAAAAAATAATTGAATTGAAAAAAGAAGAATTATTGAATCTAGTCTCAAATTATGGACTTCAACATGAAAAAGTAATAGCACTCAGCCAAGAAATTGACAAATTAATAAACTGGTTTATGTTTTTAAAATAG
- a CDS encoding helix-turn-helix domain-containing protein: protein MSAQKGQKMYYDGRKEVVTMIHYRLGQTVLSYRKKNNMTIREFADYAGISTSLISQIERGHANPSLNVLELIAKALNVPLFTLFINDIDTDSLISKKKDRKKVYRENNDHIVYDVLTPDFMKARIEMLMMDLNGYANTTESHYSHEDKEEIAVVMKGEVYVELEGNEYFLEEGDVVRIPPNVKHRFLNKSDEMNHILFVLTPSLS from the coding sequence ATGTCAGCACAAAAGGGACAAAAGATGTATTATGATGGACGAAAGGAAGTTGTAACAATGATTCATTATCGGCTAGGTCAAACTGTTTTAAGTTATCGTAAGAAAAATAATATGACAATTCGTGAATTTGCTGATTATGCAGGAATCAGTACTTCACTTATTAGTCAAATTGAAAGAGGACATGCCAATCCTTCTTTAAATGTATTGGAATTAATAGCGAAAGCATTAAATGTACCGCTGTTTACTCTTTTTATTAATGATATCGATACAGACTCACTTATTTCTAAGAAGAAAGATCGGAAAAAAGTATATCGAGAAAATAATGATCATATTGTTTATGATGTGTTAACACCAGATTTTATGAAAGCTCGCATTGAAATGTTAATGATGGATTTAAACGGATATGCAAATACAACAGAAAGTCACTATTCCCACGAAGATAAGGAAGAAATTGCAGTTGTAATGAAAGGGGAAGTGTATGTGGAATTGGAAGGGAATGAATATTTTTTAGAAGAAGGAGATGTTGTGCGTATTCCACCGAACGTGAAACATAGATTTTTGAATAAGAGTGATGAAATGAATCACATCTTATTTGTATTAACACCTTCGTTAAGCTAA
- a CDS encoding DMT family transporter, which produces MKSPILSYFILFFGVFALSTSAIFVKIADAPAAITAFYRLLFATVILLPFLIFNTNNRSELRSLSKKQWGFGLLSGLFLAAHYVLWFESLQYTSIASSTVIVTLQPLFSMVGGYFLFKERFTKGAIIGCLIAISGSIVIGWQDFQISGEALYGDILAFIAAGVITAYFFISQYVRKDLSLIPYSVISYGSSSLFLGIFAFTQQSSFFNYTAQTWWSFIGLAFIATILGQTIFNWLLKWMSATVISMSILGETIGTCILAYFILDETISLQQGLGILLIFIGLALFLLQPKQSNHNL; this is translated from the coding sequence TTGAAATCACCTATTCTTTCATATTTCATCTTATTTTTCGGCGTGTTCGCCTTATCTACTTCAGCTATCTTCGTAAAAATAGCCGATGCCCCTGCAGCAATCACTGCTTTTTATCGATTATTGTTTGCTACGGTAATTCTTTTACCGTTTCTAATATTTAATACAAACAATCGAAGCGAACTTCGCTCATTATCAAAAAAGCAATGGGGATTTGGACTCTTATCTGGATTATTTCTAGCAGCTCATTATGTACTATGGTTTGAATCATTACAGTATACTTCCATAGCAAGTTCTACAGTTATCGTAACGTTGCAACCTTTATTTTCAATGGTCGGTGGTTATTTTTTATTTAAGGAACGGTTTACGAAAGGTGCGATTATAGGCTGCCTTATTGCAATTTCAGGAAGTATCGTGATTGGGTGGCAAGATTTTCAAATTAGTGGCGAGGCTTTATACGGCGATATTTTAGCTTTTATTGCTGCTGGCGTCATAACAGCTTACTTTTTCATTAGTCAATATGTTCGTAAAGACCTATCCCTAATACCGTACTCGGTAATTAGTTATGGCAGTAGTTCACTCTTTCTCGGTATATTTGCTTTCACACAGCAGTCATCTTTCTTCAATTACACTGCACAAACATGGTGGTCCTTTATAGGTCTTGCATTCATTGCAACGATTTTAGGACAAACAATTTTTAATTGGTTATTAAAATGGATGAGCGCTACTGTTATCTCGATGAGTATTTTAGGAGAGACAATTGGAACTTGTATTTTAGCCTATTTCATTTTAGATGAAACAATTTCTTTACAGCAAGGACTAGGAATTCTACTTATTTTCATTGGATTAGCATTATTTTTATTACAACCGAAACAATCAAATCACAATTTATAA
- a CDS encoding GNAT family N-acetyltransferase, which translates to MEINVRAVEIQDARAIHRICIQDDVLPYMVFLPSMRVDAMENRIRNLAQNQFEFVAEYDGEVVGFVGLTQSPGRRSHSGDLFIGVDSEYHNKGIGKALLTKMLDLADNWLMLERVELGVLETNPRAKVLYEKFGFIEEGVKVGNLKAHGNFVNEIMMSRFRPNGLIVHNK; encoded by the coding sequence ATGGAGATTAACGTTAGAGCAGTAGAAATACAAGATGCTAGAGCAATTCATCGTATATGCATACAAGATGATGTTTTACCTTATATGGTTTTCTTACCTAGTATGCGTGTAGATGCAATGGAGAATAGAATTCGAAATTTAGCACAGAATCAATTTGAATTTGTAGCAGAATATGATGGAGAAGTTGTTGGATTTGTCGGTTTAACCCAAAGTCCAGGGCGAAGATCTCACTCGGGTGATTTATTCATCGGAGTAGATAGTGAGTATCACAATAAAGGAATTGGAAAAGCACTTCTTACAAAAATGCTTGATTTAGCTGATAATTGGCTAATGTTAGAACGAGTGGAACTTGGTGTATTAGAAACGAATCCTAGAGCCAAAGTATTATATGAAAAATTTGGATTTATCGAAGAGGGTGTAAAGGTTGGGAATTTGAAGGCTCATGGGAATTTTGTTAACGAAATCATGATGAGTCGTTTTAGACCAAATGGTTTGATTGTACATAATAAATAG
- a CDS encoding GNAT family N-acetyltransferase yields the protein MKGKTKMTIISIEKATILDAEKLTEIMKRTFDEEAKRWLYGQGDVIDYNIQPPGYSSVEMMKYSIEELDTYKVIMDEKVIGGIIVTISGKSYGRIDRIFVEPFLQGKGIGSRVIKLIEEKFPNIRIWDLETSSRQINNHHFYKKMGYEIIFKSEDEYCYVKRKNVDAVGENLIKNKDMKNGQYENCNLVNTEYYQVNLKNSAFVGSNIMHMNMSNCNISQSTFRNINFRNSSYADLNISGSKFNFVTLGGVQFRDTSLGEDKDPISFDRCDLESTTIRSSNLKNIEIENCDITGMKINGISVEELLELYNRVKN from the coding sequence ATGAAGGGGAAAACAAAAATGACAATAATATCTATAGAAAAAGCTACAATTTTAGATGCTGAAAAGTTAACAGAAATAATGAAAAGAACATTTGATGAAGAAGCAAAGCGATGGTTATACGGCCAAGGTGATGTAATTGATTATAACATTCAACCGCCAGGATATTCTTCAGTTGAAATGATGAAATATTCAATTGAAGAATTGGATACTTACAAAGTGATAATGGATGAAAAAGTAATCGGGGGAATTATAGTTACGATCTCTGGTAAATCGTACGGAAGAATCGATCGTATTTTTGTAGAGCCTTTTCTTCAAGGAAAAGGAATTGGATCGCGGGTTATTAAGTTAATAGAAGAAAAATTTCCGAACATAAGGATTTGGGATCTTGAAACATCTAGTAGACAAATTAATAATCATCATTTTTATAAAAAAATGGGCTATGAAATAATTTTTAAATCTGAAGATGAGTATTGCTATGTAAAAAGAAAAAATGTAGATGCAGTTGGAGAGAACCTAATTAAAAATAAAGATATGAAAAATGGTCAATACGAAAACTGTAATTTGGTTAATACAGAATATTATCAAGTAAATTTAAAAAATAGTGCATTTGTTGGTAGTAATATAATGCATATGAATATGAGTAATTGTAATATAAGTCAATCAACCTTTAGAAATATTAATTTTAGAAATTCCTCATATGCAGATTTAAATATTTCTGGCAGTAAATTTAATTTTGTGACTTTAGGTGGAGTTCAATTTAGAGATACAAGCCTTGGAGAGGATAAAGATCCTATTTCATTTGATAGATGTGATTTGGAAAGTACTACAATACGTAGTAGTAATCTGAAAAATATTGAAATAGAAAATTGTGATATTACCGGTATGAAAATAAATGGTATTTCAGTAGAAGAACTGCTTGAGTTGTATAATAGGGTGAAAAATTAA
- a CDS encoding GNAT family N-acetyltransferase, whose product MKFIRIEKDEILINNMAKLYCKAFEKTNFTEMIERMKRHIEYADFKGIVAINDENEVVGFTYGYRSLEGQYYNQLMREALNLEQADEWLQDCFEFVELAVHPQYRNEGLGMKLHNELLEGISNRTSILTTQINNEKARSLYKRLDWVDVLEPFHPSKSDAPYVIMGKILKTKVN is encoded by the coding sequence GTGAAATTCATACGTATTGAAAAAGATGAAATCCTAATTAATAATATGGCAAAATTGTATTGTAAAGCATTTGAGAAAACAAATTTTACTGAAATGATTGAGAGAATGAAAAGACATATAGAATATGCAGATTTTAAAGGTATAGTAGCAATAAATGATGAAAATGAGGTAGTTGGTTTTACTTATGGTTATCGCTCATTAGAAGGGCAGTACTATAATCAATTAATGAGAGAAGCGTTAAATCTAGAACAAGCAGACGAATGGTTACAAGATTGTTTTGAATTTGTAGAGTTAGCAGTTCACCCACAATATCGAAATGAAGGTCTTGGAATGAAATTACATAATGAATTATTAGAAGGGATTTCAAATAGAACGAGTATTTTAACAACACAAATAAACAATGAAAAAGCGCGTTCTTTATATAAAAGATTGGATTGGGTGGATGTATTAGAGCCATTTCACCCAAGTAAAAGTGATGCCCCATATGTAATAATGGGAAAAATATTAAAGACAAAAGTAAATTAA
- the catA gene encoding type A chloramphenicol O-acetyltransferase encodes MKFHVIDRENWNREQYFEHYLKLKCSFSMTANVDITMMLEEIHQKEIKFYPTSIYVISRVINKHTEFRTCFNDEGVLGYWEEMIPSYTIFHKDDKSFSSIWTDYSSDFHIFYKNYEEDMRCYANVHGFFPKENIPPNIFPISGIPWTSFTGFNLNINNDGDSLLPIITCGKYFNDGSRVMLPVSLQVHHAVCDGYHASRFIEDLQELANTCNEWLK; translated from the coding sequence ATGAAGTTTCATGTAATTGACAGAGAAAATTGGAATAGAGAGCAGTATTTTGAACATTATTTAAAATTAAAGTGTTCGTTTAGTATGACAGCGAATGTTGATATTACGATGATGCTAGAGGAAATACATCAAAAGGAAATTAAATTTTATCCGACTTCTATTTATGTAATTTCTAGAGTGATAAATAAACATACAGAATTTCGAACATGTTTTAATGATGAAGGAGTTTTAGGGTATTGGGAGGAAATGATACCTAGTTATACAATCTTTCATAAAGATGATAAATCTTTTTCAAGTATATGGACGGATTATTCTAGCGATTTCCACATTTTCTATAAAAACTATGAAGAGGATATGAGATGTTATGCTAATGTTCATGGTTTCTTCCCGAAAGAAAATATTCCGCCAAATATTTTTCCGATTTCTGGTATACCTTGGACTAGTTTTACAGGATTTAATTTAAATATTAATAATGATGGTGATTCTTTATTACCAATTATTACTTGTGGGAAATATTTCAATGATGGAAGCAGGGTTATGCTACCTGTTTCATTGCAAGTACATCATGCGGTTTGTGATGGATATCATGCGAGTCGATTTATAGAGGATTTACAGGAGCTAGCTAATACTTGTAACGAGTGGCTTAAGTAA
- a CDS encoding DUF4021 domain-containing protein translates to MNDKNVNKKENVIENTTSIQNNNTANLNIEEQAMNGLYGMPETTIEDADHVVTDDLTSKN, encoded by the coding sequence ATGAATGACAAAAATGTAAATAAAAAAGAAAATGTTATCGAAAACACTACATCTATTCAAAATAATAATACTGCAAATCTTAATATCGAAGAACAAGCAATGAACGGCTTATATGGAATGCCCGAAACAACCATTGAAGATGCTGATCACGTTGTAACTGATGATTTGACTTCAAAAAATTAA
- a CDS encoding MMPL family transporter produces the protein MKKHPLHMLGRLVAGKNTQWITLSVWILITLVLSFTLPQVNSTKEPNPKNLPETAMSQQAEALMKKEFPNNAGNPLLVVWHRDGGLESKDYKLIQDVYKELKTDPLKEQSLLPPFDTIPEQVLSKSGSKDGTSFVTPIFFNKSAGTDILKGNLEELRKIVNSKVDEDPFKQKITDSGLHVRLSGPVGIQTDAVSLFSQADVKLLVATVLLVLVLLILLYRSPILAILPLLVVGFAYGIISPTLGFLADNGWIKVDAQAISIMTVLLFGAGTDYCLFLISRYKEYLLEEESKYKALQLAIKASGGAIIMSALTVVLGLGTLLLAHYGAFHRFAVPFSVAVFIMGIAALTILPALLLIFGRVAFFPFIPRTAEMNEEFARKKKKVVKVKNTKGFFSQKLGDIVVRKPWTIIMLTVFLLGGLASFVPRIQYTYDLLESFPKDMPSREGFTLITDHFSAGELAPVKIVVDSKGKDLPIKQEIEKLSFVNKVKEPMKGKENNQLQMYEVSLVENPYSIEALDQIPKLKNSVEKVLKDEGISQAENHLWIGGETASLYDTKQITERDEAVIIPVMISIIALLLLVYLRSIVAMIYLIVTVVLSFFSALGAGWILLHFGMGAPAIQGAIPLYAFVFLVALGEDYNIFMVSEIWKNKKKQNHLESVKNGVIQTGSVITSAGLILAGTFAVLGTLPIQVLVQFGIVTAIGVLLDTFIVRPLLVPAITVVLGRFAFWPGKLSKKREKVKKLDI, from the coding sequence ATGAAAAAGCACCCGTTACATATGTTAGGGAGGCTTGTAGCAGGGAAGAATACGCAATGGATAACTTTATCGGTATGGATTCTTATTACATTAGTACTTTCATTTACGTTACCACAAGTAAACAGTACGAAAGAACCGAATCCGAAAAATTTACCTGAAACAGCTATGTCACAGCAAGCTGAAGCACTTATGAAAAAAGAATTTCCTAATAATGCAGGAAACCCGTTGTTAGTTGTATGGCATCGGGATGGTGGATTAGAGTCAAAAGACTACAAATTAATACAGGACGTTTATAAAGAGTTAAAAACGGACCCTTTAAAAGAACAATCATTGTTACCACCATTTGATACAATTCCAGAGCAAGTATTATCAAAAAGTGGATCAAAAGATGGTACATCATTTGTCACACCAATATTTTTTAATAAATCTGCTGGAACGGATATATTAAAAGGTAATTTAGAAGAGTTACGAAAAATAGTGAATAGTAAAGTGGATGAAGATCCGTTCAAACAAAAAATTACCGACTCTGGTTTACATGTTCGATTATCTGGACCTGTAGGTATTCAAACGGATGCGGTAAGTTTATTTAGTCAAGCTGATGTGAAATTATTAGTTGCTACTGTACTACTAGTATTGGTTTTATTAATTTTACTGTACCGTTCACCAATTTTAGCAATTTTACCTTTACTCGTTGTTGGTTTTGCATACGGAATTATCAGTCCGACACTGGGCTTTTTAGCAGACAATGGATGGATTAAAGTAGATGCACAGGCTATATCGATTATGACTGTTTTACTGTTTGGAGCAGGAACGGACTATTGTTTATTTCTTATTTCAAGATATAAAGAGTACTTGCTAGAAGAAGAAAGTAAGTATAAAGCATTGCAACTTGCGATAAAAGCATCAGGTGGAGCAATTATAATGAGTGCACTTACTGTAGTATTAGGGTTAGGAACGTTATTACTTGCTCATTATGGAGCTTTTCATCGATTCGCAGTTCCATTTAGTGTGGCTGTTTTCATTATGGGAATCGCTGCTTTAACTATTCTTCCAGCATTATTATTAATTTTCGGTAGAGTTGCATTTTTCCCGTTCATACCGAGAACAGCTGAAATGAATGAAGAGTTTGCAAGAAAGAAAAAGAAAGTAGTAAAAGTAAAAAATACTAAAGGGTTCTTTAGTCAAAAACTTGGGGATATTGTTGTACGTAAACCGTGGACAATTATTATGCTAACCGTATTTTTATTAGGAGGCTTGGCTTCATTTGTACCGCGTATTCAATACACGTACGACTTATTAGAATCATTCCCGAAAGATATGCCATCACGCGAAGGATTTACATTAATTACGGATCATTTTTCAGCTGGAGAATTAGCGCCAGTAAAGATTGTAGTTGATTCAAAGGGAAAAGATTTACCTATTAAACAAGAAATAGAGAAATTATCTTTTGTTAATAAAGTGAAAGAGCCAATGAAGGGAAAAGAAAATAATCAATTGCAAATGTATGAAGTTTCTTTAGTGGAAAACCCATACTCAATTGAAGCATTAGATCAAATCCCTAAATTGAAAAATAGTGTAGAAAAGGTATTAAAAGATGAAGGAATTAGTCAAGCTGAGAATCATTTATGGATTGGCGGAGAAACAGCTTCCTTATATGATACAAAGCAAATTACTGAACGGGATGAAGCGGTTATTATTCCGGTTATGATTAGTATCATCGCTTTACTTTTACTCGTGTATTTACGTTCAATCGTTGCGATGATTTACTTAATTGTAACTGTCGTTTTATCTTTCTTCTCTGCATTAGGAGCAGGCTGGATTTTACTGCATTTCGGTATGGGAGCTCCCGCGATACAAGGTGCGATACCGTTATATGCATTCGTATTTTTAGTTGCCTTAGGGGAAGATTATAATATCTTTATGGTTTCAGAAATATGGAAGAATAAAAAGAAACAAAATCATTTAGAATCAGTTAAAAATGGTGTTATACAAACAGGTAGTGTAATTACATCCGCAGGTTTAATTTTAGCAGGAACATTTGCAGTATTAGGTACATTGCCAATTCAAGTTTTAGTTCAATTCGGTATTGTGACAGCAATCGGTGTATTGCTAGATACATTTATTGTAAGACCACTGCTTGTACCTGCGATTACAGTCGTTTTAGGCCGCTTTGCTTTTTGGCCAGGGAAACTTTCTAAAAAGAGAGAAAAAGTAAAAAAATTGGATATATAA
- a CDS encoding TetR/AcrR family transcriptional regulator, producing the protein MDQKQRPLGRPRQNKNTKSTKEIILEVATRLFLTQSYQVVSMDEVAKECGVTKATVYYYYSTKADLFTATMIQMMVRIRENMDQILSTNKTLEERLLNFATVYLHATMDIDMNNFMKDAKLSLSEEQLKELKNAEDNMYEVLEKALDNAILLGEIPKGNPKFAAHAFVALLSIGNFKDENHNPTLANIDELAKEIVSFYWNGLSHQN; encoded by the coding sequence TTGGATCAAAAACAACGTCCTCTCGGAAGGCCTCGTCAAAATAAAAATACAAAGTCTACAAAAGAAATCATTTTAGAAGTTGCAACTAGGTTATTTCTCACTCAAAGTTATCAAGTTGTTTCAATGGATGAGGTCGCGAAAGAATGTGGAGTTACAAAAGCAACTGTCTACTATTACTACTCAACAAAAGCTGATCTATTTACCGCTACTATGATTCAAATGATGGTGCGCATAAGAGAAAATATGGATCAAATACTCTCTACGAATAAAACTTTGGAAGAAAGATTATTGAACTTTGCTACAGTATACTTACACGCAACGATGGATATTGATATGAATAATTTTATGAAAGATGCAAAACTTTCTTTATCTGAAGAGCAATTAAAGGAATTAAAAAATGCCGAGGATAACATGTATGAAGTGTTGGAAAAAGCGCTAGATAACGCAATTCTCCTTGGAGAAATTCCTAAAGGAAATCCTAAATTTGCTGCCCATGCTTTCGTCGCTTTATTATCAATCGGGAATTTTAAAGATGAGAATCACAATCCTACTCTTGCAAATATAGATGAATTAGCAAAAGAAATCGTTTCGTTTTATTGGAATGGATTAAGTCATCAAAATTAA
- a CDS encoding MBL fold metallo-hydrolase: MEIAKGVEMLHLEFQEYIIHPILLWDDEMAVLIDTGFPGQIEDIRIEMGKVGVSFDKLKAVILTHQDIDHIGSLPELLQNCGSNIKVYAHDLDKPYIEGELPLLKDAQVQNPPKGKVDDTLVDGQELPYCGGILIIHTPGHTPGHISLYLRQSKTLIAGDSMYSVNGILGGIHAPTTLDIKEAQNSLKKYLNLEIDSVVCYHGGLSKGNINAQIQEL; the protein is encoded by the coding sequence ATGGAGATTGCTAAAGGGGTAGAGATGTTACATCTTGAATTTCAAGAGTATATTATTCACCCAATTCTTTTATGGGATGATGAAATGGCAGTTTTAATAGATACTGGATTTCCTGGACAAATTGAAGATATACGAATAGAGATGGGGAAGGTTGGAGTATCGTTTGATAAACTAAAAGCCGTGATTTTGACGCATCAAGATATAGATCATATAGGTAGTCTTCCTGAACTATTACAAAACTGTGGAAGTAATATAAAAGTCTATGCTCACGATCTAGATAAGCCGTATATCGAGGGGGAGTTACCTTTGTTGAAGGATGCACAAGTACAGAATCCTCCGAAAGGAAAAGTGGATGATACTTTGGTTGACGGCCAAGAACTTCCATATTGCGGTGGTATTCTTATTATTCATACCCCAGGGCACACTCCTGGTCATATTAGTTTATATTTGAGACAAAGTAAAACTCTTATCGCTGGGGATTCAATGTATAGCGTAAACGGAATTTTAGGTGGAATTCATGCCCCAACTACTTTGGATATAAAAGAAGCGCAAAATTCTTTGAAGAAGTATTTAAATCTAGAAATTGATTCTGTAGTTTGTTACCATGGTGGATTAAGTAAGGGGAATATAAATGCACAAATTCAAGAGCTATAG
- a CDS encoding GNAT family N-acetyltransferase, protein MKTILNYTIEPPKDFNELLTMYESLGWNSLELSVNELEQMCKQSWYVIYAFKEQQLIGMGRVISDGVITGIICGVCVMPEYQSMGVGKEIVERLIRHCEQKRVIPQLMCVEDLKSYYESIGFEGFSIGMTKHIKR, encoded by the coding sequence ATGAAAACTATTTTAAATTACACGATTGAACCCCCTAAAGATTTCAATGAATTATTAACTATGTATGAATCTTTAGGATGGAATTCTCTTGAATTATCGGTTAATGAGTTAGAGCAAATGTGTAAACAAAGTTGGTATGTGATATATGCTTTTAAAGAGCAACAATTAATTGGGATGGGACGAGTAATATCAGATGGTGTAATAACGGGCATTATTTGCGGTGTATGTGTAATGCCAGAGTATCAGTCCATGGGCGTTGGAAAGGAAATAGTGGAACGATTAATCCGGCACTGTGAACAAAAACGAGTTATTCCACAACTTATGTGTGTTGAAGATTTAAAATCTTACTATGAATCAATTGGATTTGAGGGATTTTCGATTGGTATGACGAAACATATTAAACGATAG
- a CDS encoding MarR family winged helix-turn-helix transcriptional regulator has protein sequence MTNKELINEYMNLLLNMSGTFKLLSEKSTEFTHLEQHIVEYIAQQKVAVNLKMIASYLNIPKQQLSVTVRNLEQNGYIVKKQDTVDKRAVLISLTDKAEKVHYERWKQIYNNFTSNLEKLSEEDQRDLTYGLYKTNKMLSKMLNND, from the coding sequence ATGACTAATAAAGAATTAATAAACGAATACATGAATTTATTATTAAATATGTCAGGTACTTTCAAATTATTATCAGAGAAATCCACTGAATTTACACATTTAGAGCAACACATAGTTGAGTATATTGCCCAGCAAAAAGTCGCTGTAAATTTAAAAATGATTGCTAGTTATTTAAACATACCTAAACAACAATTAAGTGTAACCGTTCGTAATTTAGAGCAAAACGGATACATTGTAAAAAAACAAGATACAGTAGATAAACGAGCTGTTTTAATTTCCTTAACAGATAAAGCTGAAAAAGTACATTATGAAAGATGGAAACAAATTTATAATAATTTCACTAGTAATCTTGAAAAACTCAGTGAAGAAGATCAACGTGATTTAACTTACGGACTGTATAAAACAAATAAAATGCTATCAAAAATGCTAAATAACGACTAA